From the Kazachstania africana CBS 2517 chromosome 12, complete genome genome, the window catatatattatttcttttattcaatattgtACAACTAATTATATCTCTCAAATTCCTTTTATAGTTCAGTTGTAGCCCTTTCatactactactactactactaccaccaccaccaccacaAACGACAAAGAATAGTCCTACCGTCGTTACTGGCTCAGTCGATGCCCAGACCGTTCAATCGGTTGTTTCTTCTTATGTTAGTCGTGaacaatgatgataaaatttttcatttttcgCCAAGagcatcaatttttcttcgagAAATTGCAACATAGCGTCTGCAGTGAATTGCTATTATTACTCATTTCGATGTTGGTCAGATTTGATACAATATATGTGATACATAAAACAAATCTTATTATTTTGCCTCCTGGCTTTTTTGATTTAGACTTTATATTAACCCAGAAAACATATTGTTCTGAATATGTCTGAATCCCCAGcacatttttcttttccaaaggaagaagaaaaagttcTTGCCTTATGGGAAGAGATTGACGCCTTCCACAGATCTTTAGAATTAACTAAGGATAAGCCAGAATTCTCCTTCTTCGATGGTCCTCCATTCGCCACAGGTACTCCTCATTATGGTCATATTTTAGCCTCTACGATTAAGGATATTGTTCCAAGATATGCTACCATGACTGGTCATCACGTCGAAAGAAGATTCGGTTGGGATACCCACGGTGTTCCAATTGAACATATCATtgacaagaaattgaacatTAAGAACAAAGATGATGTTTACAAGTTAGGTATCGACAAGTACAATGACGAATGTAGAGCTATTGTCATGACTTATGCTGCTGAATGGAGAAAGACCCTTGGTCGTTTAGGCCGTTGGATTGATTTCGATAATGATTATAAAACCATGTACCCATCCTTTATGGAATCTGTATGGTGGGCATTTAAGGAATTGTACAAGAAAGATCAAGTTTACCGTGGTTTTAGAGTCATGCCTTACTCTACCGGTTTAACTACACCATTAAGTAACTTTGAAGCTCAACAGAACTATAAGGATGTTCTTGATCCTGCTGTCACAATTGGTTTCAACGTTATCGGCCAAGAAAAGACGCAATTGGTTGCTTGGACTACCACTCCATGGACTTTACCAGCAAATATGGCACTATGTGTCAATGAAGACTTCGAATACGTTAAAATccatgatgaaaagaaggatTGTTACTATATCATGCTAGAATCATTGATCAAAAACTTATACAGAAAACCAaaggatgaaaaattcaaaattgttgaaagatTAAAGGGTTCTGACTTAGTTGGCTTGAAATATGAACCGCTCTTCCCATACTTTGTTGAACAATTCAAGGATACTGCTTTTAGAGTTGTTTCCGACAGTTATGTTACTGCTGAATCTGGTACAGGTATTGTTCACAATGCTGCCACCTATGGTGAAGAGGATTACAAGGTATGTTTGAACGCTGGTATCATTTCAGAAGATACTATCTTACCAGACGCTTTAGATGATCTAGGTGTCTTCACTGAAGTTGCTACTGACCTTGCGGGGCTCTACGTTAAAGACGCCGACAAGAAGATCATTAAACTATTGACCGAAAAGGGTAACTTATTATTGAACTCTCAAATTCGCCATTCCTATCCATTTTGTTGGAGATCTGATACTCCATTGTTATACCGTACAGTTCCAGGTTGGTTTGTCCGTGtcaaagaaattgttcCAAAGATCTTAGACTCTGTCCAGAAATCCAACTGGGTTCCAAATAccatcaaagaaaagagatttTCCAACTGGATTGCCAATGCTCGTGATTGGAATGTTTCTAGAAACAGATACTGGGGTACTCCAATCCCTCTATGGGTTTCTGATGATTATGAAGAAGTTGTTTGTGTTGGTTCTGTTGCTGAATTAGAAGAGTTAACCGGCGTCACTGGTATCAAGGATCTCCATCGTGACACTATAGATGGTTTAACCATTCCATCTAAGCAAGGTAAAGGTGAATTAAAGagaattgaagaagtttTTGACTGTTGGTTCGAATCTGGTTCTATGCCTTATGCTTCTCAACATTATCCATTCGAAAATACCGAAAAATTCGACCAAAAGGTCCCTGCTAATTTCATTTCTGAAGGTTTAGATCAAACTAGAGGTTGGTTCTATACTTTGTCTGTCTTAGGTACACATCTATTTGGTGAAGTTCCATACAAAAATGTTATCGTTTCGGGTATCGTCTTAGCTTCTGACGGTAGAAAAATGTCTAAGTCCTTAAAGAACTATCCTGATCCAAACATTGTCCTTGAAAAGTATGGTTCTGATGCTTTGAGATTATATTTAATCAACTCTCCTGTCTTGAAAGCTGAAAGTTTAAAATTCAAGGAAGAAGGTGTCAAGGAAGTTGTTTCCAAGGTCTTATTGCCATGGTGGAACTCTTACAAGTTCTTAGAAGGTCAAATTGCTTTATTACAAAAGACTTCTGATATTACTTTCGAATATGATCCTTCAGTTAGAAGTGAAAATGTCATGGACAGATGGATCTTAGCTTCTCTGCAATCTTTGGTTCAATACATTCACAAAGAAATGGGCGATTACAGATTATACACAGTTGTTCCACGATTATTAAATTTCATCGACGAATTAACTAATTGGTACATTAGATTCAACCGTCGTCGTCTAAAGGGTGAAAACGGTGTGGAAGATTGTATTAAGGCTTTGAACACATTATTCGAGGCCTTATTTACTTTTGTTAGAGCTATGGCTCCTTTCACTCCTTTCTTATCTGATGGTATTTACTTAAGATTGAAGGAATTCATTCCGGCTGATGTTTTAGCTAAGTTTACTAAGGATGACAGATCCGTTCATTTCCTATCTTACCCAGTTGTCAGAGAGGAATTGTTTGACGAAGATATAGAAAAGGCAGTCGCTAGAATGCAATCCGTGATAGATTTAGGTAGAAATATCCgtgaaaagaaaactatATCTTTGAAGACCCCTCTAAAAACACTAGTCATTCTACACAGTGACAAAGATTACTTAAAGGACATCGAAGCTTTACAGAACTACATTGTAGAAGAACTAAATGTTCGTGACATTGTTATTACTACTGATGAAGAGAAGTATGGTGTTGAATACAAGGCCGTTGCAGACTGGCCAGTTTTAGGtaagaaattaaagaaggATGCTAAGAAGGTCAAAGATGCCTTACCGTCGTGCTCCTCTGATGAAGTTCGTGCATATCTGGAGACTGGCAAGTTAGAAGTTGCTGGCATTGAATTAGTCAAGGGTGACTTAAACGTTATTAGAGGTCTACCAGAATCCCAAGCTCAATCAGGTAATGAAACTAGAACTGATCAAGAAGTTTTAATTATCATGGATACTAATATCTACCCAGAATTAAAGAGTGAAGGTCTAGCCAGAGAATTGGTTAACAGAATccaaaaattaagaaagaagTGTGGTTTAAATGCTACTGACGATGTTCTAGTTCAATACGAACTAGTGAAAGACACCATTGAATTCGAATCTATTGTCAACGAGCATAACGAAATGTTATCCAAGACCTGTAGATCTGAGATTTCCCAATTTGATGGCTCCAGGTCCGATGGTATTGCTGATGAAGAGCAAACCATTAACGATACAGCTTTcaaattaaagattttCAGGTTGTAAGTATCATAATTATCCTATATATTATCAATCTCATTTTATTTCTGAACAAATCCGGTATATATAACTAGACTAAGTTCCTCCTACCTATTTAATGTTTTATAAATGTAAGAAagtgaattttttaatgaTTTCTGAACTTATCATTTTGTTCGTTATCAACTAATTTTCGAAACCTGCGAAAATGTTAAGAATCTCGTGGCGGTATCAGGGCTAAAGGAATAATAGGTTTCTCTTAAAATGTATAGAAACAGATCAAGAATTATTCACTTTCTCAATCAGTGTTTAGTTAGACTTGAGTAAAATAAGTTTTTAGACCATACATAACCACAATTGATACAAAAGGAGGATATGAAGTCTTCATTCAAATCTGAATACCCTTTCGAGAAGAGGAAAGAAGAGTCACAGAGAATATCTgagaaatttcattcaagGATTCCAGTAATATGTGAAAAAGCTGATAAATCAGATATTCCTGACATTGATAAACGAAAGTATCTAGTACCTGCTGATTTAACCGTAGGCCAATTTGTCTACGTTATCAGGAAGAGAATAATGCTTCCTCCAGAAAAAGCTATATTTATCTTTGTCAACGATACACTACCCCCTACAGCAGCCCTACTATCTGCTGTATATCAAGAACATAAGGATAAGGACGGTTTCCTGTATGTTACTTATTCTGGCGAAAACACTTTTGGCCTTTAGTAAATGTTCACTGCACCACGTTTCGAAATAATAATGGCTTCCAATGCAAACCTCCCCAATgatatacatatatatataagatgACAAGGTCAAATATTCGGCATTGAATACACTGCTATCATTTATATACTATTTTTAATCCTTGCTTCCATGTTCTAGCTTAATAGATATTATActtttattatattatttactGTACAAAAGAATTGTATTTATGTGGTTTAGTtgttttataaaatttctcaTACACTATTCCctgttttctttgtataTTTCTCCAAGGGATCATTTTCAACAGAATATTCCTTCAAATTCGATATGTCATCAAAGGAAATAATATCCCTCAACTTTCTATCAGATTGGTACCACTCTTTGATCAACCAAGTCATTTCCTtcttaaagaaaattacaTTGGCGCTGTCCGAAGTTTGAATCAAGTCTTTCAAGACGTAGTATAATTTACTGAATGAAACACCGGCTGATATAAAGATTGAAATGATTGAACCTTCCTTTATATGGCTAGTCGGCAGAGCTTCATGAACTATACTACAAATACGAGGAAATAATTCAGAAATTGGGAAAACAAATTCAGAAGTATGGACATTTCTTGCAATTTTGACAACAACGTTAGATAGTAAATTGACAAAGTTCACGGAGTCCTCTATGTTACTACTATCACTTAGCTCTCTCTTTAGGGAATCGAATAGTTCATTCCATTTacttaaaatttcttcttcgtttCTAAAATCAGAGATCTTGAAGATATTTAATGCAACTTCATGGTAACCGAGTGGAACTGCATAATCATTAAATAAGTCACTGACTGGCAGAATCTTGCCATCTAGTTCTTTGGATAATTCCTCTTTATTATTGACATCAATTCTATTATCAGTTTTGATTAAATTCAACACATCATCTTGGACAGCAGCTATATCGAAAAGTTCTTGAATCAGACTTGAAAGTTGAACCATATCCTGTTTTTGACTTGGAGGACACACACTATTACAGAAACCATTTGCACGAGATAGACATTCAATTCTATCAGTTAATTTTATATCAAAATCAGAGATTGCTAACGAGTATAGAATTTCCGCAGCATGGTAAAAGTTTGACTTTCTAGAATGGTAGACCCATAGAAgattagaaattttcaatgaatctTTAGCCTTCTCTTTTAAGTAAGGAAGAATGAACTTAGTGTCCAGTTGTAGTAATCTGTCTCCACTCTTCTCAGCTACCAACCAATCGTATAAATGGTAATGGAATAGTTTGTCATCGTAGTTCAAAACAATCTCATAACTTTTATCCTTTAACGAAATAGCATCAGATGAAATGACAGAAGGACCTGACACCGAAGATGTGTTGTTACCGGCCAATTCATCAAGTTTTACTAAAGTCTCGAAGACAAGATCATAAACTACAACTCtcttatcaaaatatttttttctttcatcgTTTTCTAAACAACCGTTAGCAACATATTGGTACGCTAACTTACCTTTATCCATTGCATTCGCaatatttaataaaaattcgATTGTTTTTGGGAAGTAGTTTAGACTGATCATAACATCAATAGCTTCCTTTAGTTTTTCCATTGATAGGTCATTGACAATACGTTCAAATAGTTTGATAGCTGCATTAAGATGATAGCTTAATGTATCGTTATCCCTTAAACCAATCTCTCTGgctttcttcaaatgttCGATGGCTCTGAAACTTAAAATGTCGCTACTTGAACAGAAGGAACCACATCTATCTTGTAAAGTTGTAGCAGTGTATTCAATAGAAGCACCCCTGTTAATATTTCTATTAATGATAGACAACAATATTTCTCTTACCAAAGATTTGGTATCTTCTGTTGGTGCAAAcaaatctttgaaagtCAGCTTGGAAAGTTTAGTTTGGACATCTACCTTTAAGAACTTTACGATATCCTTGAATGCTAGATATTGATGTTCATAGCCTTCCACTTCACTTTCTTCATAGAATACATTTAAGAAGGATAGGGCTTCCTTGATAGATTCAACTAATTTGATCAGAGAGTTTGTAGCCATACTTTCTGCTTGGCTAGCAACCTCCTCAGCTTTATTGACTGCCTTGTCAGTTGGTAACAATGGTGCTGTTGGCTGAGCAATTGATCCACTATATGTGGCAAAGAACTCATTTAAGATCAAAATAGAAGATAGATAGTAACCGACATCTTCCTTAGAAATGCATATACCAGAAAGGACATTCTTCCCATTTAAGGAACCTTTCAAGGCCTGTCCCCTAGCATCAAACTTGATATCCTTGTCAACGGAAAATATTTGTCTATTCCAAACTTCCCTAAATAGCCTAGTTATCAGTAAACCAATACCATAAAATCTAGGTGATAATATAACGTCATCTAAATCGAAATTTGTTGTTCCAGTTTTGGTAACAAGTGATCTTTGAGGAGTGGCGGTTAAAGAGGGCTTTGATAACAAAGAAGAGACTGTAGATACTGAGTAACGGTTGTATTTTGGCTTAATGTCAACAACGCCCGGAATACCGACGGTCAAAAAGGTTAAGGCATTAGATCTCAACACTTCTGACttattgaatttgcaaGTGACAAATAAAGCAGTAGAACATGCCTCAGCCAGACCATAATTCAATACAAAAGCCAGTGGATTATCGAttaaagtttcaaaaacttcatCTGGATTACGATATCTGTAAATTTCTACCGAGTTATTAGTGAGAACAGCTACACGAAGATTTTCAGAATTATATTGTGAAGCAAATGCATTAGCGTAACCGGAAGGCTTATCAGTTGCATTAAAAGAAGGAGTTAATGGAACAATTTGTTTTACAGGGGAAGTAGTGTCTAAGAAAGTTGCATTCTCCACGTACTTACCGTGATTCTTTAAAATACCATAATCTGGGACACTGACAAATAGACGATGTTGAATTGGAGCAGGAGTAGATGCTGCATTCAATGTAGCATTAACTTTGGTTGGTTGTTGAGGTGTTTTGAGAACTGAGGAGAAAAATATACCTGGAGAGATGATGGTACTTGCACTGGTCGTCTCTAATAATACAGatgatttcttttgaagTTTTAACAAAATTGACTCATTAAATGTTAGACTTGAATAGAATGGCAAGCTCCTCTTTTGTTGTTCAatttgctgttgttgtaaTTCTTGTTGCATGACTTCAGGAGTAACTGAGCTTGGAGGAAATTTGATTGACTCCAACCTAATGGCTTCGATGTTAGATCTGCCGATGGAACCGTTGAAATATAAACGAACACCACCAACTGTTAGGGCTACAAAAAATAAGTTGTTGTTTTCTTGTTGAGATACCGGAAttattttagaaattttcaagtatTTCTTTGCCATAATAGCGGCACCTCTAGCCGTTGTAGTACCAATGATTCTACCGATATATGATGGTTCAATAATGACTGGTCCTTCCAGATTACTACCAGAAATCAAATATGCTCTTACAATAGATCTAGATGATAATGTGTAGACAACACCCCTAGATTGGTCTATAATGATTTGAATTAGTGTTTCTTGTGAGTTTTCCTCAAACAATGATTGAATTAAATCACTACCGGGCAATTTAGAAATCAAATTGGTAGGTAACAAATTTGACCAGGCAGACTGCGTCAAGCAAATTTTCGTGCATTTACTATTGAACCAATCATCAGAACCAGTGTATTGTAATTCCCAAATGTTTAAACCGGTAGTCTTACTGATAAAAAAGATTTGCCCCGTTGGTCTATACGTTGCAATTTCAAGGGAACCTAGACCATTTATCGAGACAGTCATGCCCGTATTATAGACTTCTAATTCATTTGAAGCTCTATTATGTGAAAGAGCTAGCAAATAAATGTCGAATGGAGTGGTAATAAGTAACAAATGTTTGATGTGACTAACAAAAGTGTTTGGTTTTACATCCACAAGCGCAACATTTAAAATGGTGTGCTTGATctcttcaatgaattgGTAGTCAGTGCTGTCATCAATGTTCCATAAAactaatttattatctatGATAATCCAGCATCTATTTATTTCTGGAAATATTCCCATATCGCTCTTAATTTCTGTCTTTGAGGCTTCTTGAAGAAGTTCATCCGGTATGCTGATTACTTTTTGTCTTTCAAAAGGAGTAAAAGCACCTAAACCACCAGCTTCCCTGCTAAAATTGTAATTGACACCGTTATTGTAGTAGGATCTTTCATCTAAGATAGGTGTGTTGGCATCACGCCTTTGCAGATGATCTATATATTCACTAGCTAGTTCTAGTGGTTTCTTAGACCCCAAACCTGTAATACGAATGTGTTCATTCACGTCAGATAAGTTTGCCGATGTCGTAGTAGCTGCATTAGTCGCATTTATATCGGCCAAAGAAGAGATGGAGTTGAGATTCATAACTGACCTTACAgtgtcattattttgagCATCGGGACGTTGAATAGAGCGGCTAGTGCCAGTAGTATTAAGCAATGAAGGATTTGATGGCAAATTTGTGGTGCTTCCCGGAAGTGTAGTTGAAGCAGCAAATGTATTATTGCTGTAATCAATTCTGTTTCTTAGTGGTGTGGAAAACATATCACTAGCGTAAGTGCCTTATTCTAGCTTATATGGTCCAGCAAGATTGCAGATTTTCTTATaacaaatattgatttcttgatcttaaatttcaatccaataaacaaaaattctaccatttttttcttcgatatactaaaaatccaaatatattgaaaaaaagatgagATGAGATTGAATATGAGAGTGCGGGTAAATCAGTCACtatctatatatttaaGGCCTTTATTAGATGAGCTCGACCATTGCTAGAGGCCTATGCATCTAAAATGCTCGAGAGAGATTGACCGGCCTGCTAGTAGCTTGCATGCAGAAGTTTCTGTGTGTTTTGAGAGGGTTTTACAGTTGAATTATATGTCCATTTTCAGGCTTATCAATATATATGCCGTTCTTTAGCCTAGAGAAGCAGTTTCGTCTAAGATTCTCTCCTGATTCAATTGCTGGGCAATGCCGTGCAAATAGTACTAGAAGAAAGCCTCGagctcttcttcttggtACCGTTGTTTTACCTTCCGCTGGCCAACAAGTGCTTTGGTATATTTCTATTCGAAAAAAGGTGAATTGATCGAACTTAATATACAAAAGGGAAGAACCACTTGAGCTTCGTCGAGGCCATAAGATGTCTCTAGGATTGCTAAAACAATCTCACATTCCAATAAGGAGACTTTTCTCGACAATTCCCGGCTATAATCTGAAATGTGGACTGGAAATACATACCCAATTGAATACTGAAAACAAACTGTTCTCACGTTCAAGGAACGACCCTTTTCGATATGTTGACCAGCCAAACGTAAATGCAAGCTATTTCGATGTAGCTTTGCCAGGATCTAGACCAACTTTGAACTATGAAGTCGTACTTTACGCTTTGAAATTGGCTCTGGCAATGAACTCTACGATTAATTTAAATTCTCAATTTGACAGAAAACACTATTTCTATGGTGACCTTCCACAAGGGTATCAGATAACACAACATTATCGCCCCATAGCAACTGGCGGGCAATTGACACTATCTAAACCGTTTGATGACATCTCTTCTCCTAGCAAGGCTGTAAATATAAAACAGTTACAAATCGAACAAGATACAGGAAGGTCAGTCTATCTGCAGGGCGAAGGACTCACTTTGATTGACTTAAATAGGGCTAATGTCCCTTTGATTGAATTAGTAACAGAACCTGATCTTACTAGTATAAAAGAGGTACGTGCCTTTTTAAAGAAGTACCAAGATATAGTTCGtcaattaaaaatatcaactgGTGATTTAGAGACCGGCTCTGTAAGAGTGGATGTAAACATTAATGTTAATGAATACCCTAGAGTTGAGTTAAAAAACCTCCCGAATACTTCGTCGATAATAAACGCCATAAAATATGAGTATAAACGGCAAGTAAATATCATACAGAGTGGAAAAGCTGAAAGTGAACTACGTGAAGTAGAAACAAGGAGATGGGATGGAGAAAAACATTCAAGCTCAGATCTAAAGAGTCCTCATTTGATTTACAGGTATATGCCAGATCCAGAACTGCCATATATCAACCTGGACAAGAGCATAGTAGCAGATGTTGCCAAGACCCTTCCAAAACTATCTGACGAAGTGCTTGACATGTTCATGAATGAGCCTTATAACCTGTCACTAAAGGATGCTAGAATTTTAACTATGAATCACAACCTTAGTGTATTCTATACcaatgaagaaataaaagacTTCTATTTATCGacatttcaaatcttttctgACACGATTGAGGGAGAGAGCTCAAGTTCTAAAATAGTTATTAATTGGGTTCTACATGAATTATTGGGGACTCTAAATAAACTAGGCGTTGCCTTAAAAGAATCCAGAGAAATTCTAAGTCCCCAGAAATTTGCAGAATTTCTTCTGCTAATTTACAATCGAAAAATCTCTAATTCAAATGCCAAATTACTACTCTTTCACCTGATCGAAAATATAAAGgattacaaagaaaattcaaacttAAATTTAGTGCAATTGACTAGTGATTTAGAGCTGGATTCTAATTCTTCGTTTAATGACGCTCAACTACAAGAACAGTGTCGACTAATCCTAAAAGAGTTGGACAATTCTGAATTAGTTGACAGTCTAGTGTCagggaagaaaaaaaatacctTACAATACTTGGTGGGACAAGGAATGAGAAAATTTCACGGTAAAGTAGAAGCCCaagaacttcaaaaaaCATTCAAAAACATCCTCAACATCAAGTGGTAACCTTTactgtatatatataagtaGTAACAAATGCTGTAAATCGtagaaaaataaagatatattttaaCATGCcttaatatataataaaacCGCTTTAAATATCCAATAATACATGAATCAAAAAACCTaaaaagtaaaaataaacaaaaatgcACTCCCATATAATTAGCTCCAGACACTCATATCATTATTCCAAATGCCGAATGGTCTTCTACCATTTGTTGTAGAACTattgtcattatttgaGCCGCAATCTAAAGACGGAACTTCACCATTATGCTTAGATGAAACTTGAGTAATACTCATGTTGTTGTTCTTATTTATACTATTGTCAGTATGATCCTTGAAATCTAAAGATGCTGTACTACCAGTTGAGTGTACGGGcatttgaatatttgaaacgTCATTAAGAAGATTTGGACTTACGGCAGAAGAGATCGTGTCCGTCGATGTGGTAGAAACTGATGACAGCATATTACTATTCAAATATGGTTGAAATGGGGAATTGAAAATCCCTGAGGAATTCAGTGAGccaatatttgatttgaaatcgTATTTAAAACCAGCTGTAGAATTGGCAAAAGAGGTATCGTTGGACATTAAGAAATCtagattattttgattgaatGGCATTGCTTGTGTTGCATTCATTGACGACTGAGAATTGAAAACGGGAGGCTTCTTGTAATCTCTTgcatttgaataaatttggtgATTAGATATTCCATAAATGGATTCTAACGTGTTATCCCTTTTGATATCTATGGATGAAACAGAATTACTGCTTTTAatgttgatattttgaaacaattgaGGGTATGTTTGCTTCAGATGTGCAGCAACTGCGGGATTTTGAGAGTAAAAGTTCAAGCCAACCAAATCCTGCTGTGGTGACTCGTGATTATTCTGATCAAAATGCTCTTGATTTAAGGTCTCTGTTCTAGAATTGTAGCTACGgttcatatttttcttcctgTTATAGTTATTGGAATTACTGTTTAAGTATCCCCGATTACCTACCCTGTTATAATATGCATTTCCTTCAGAGAACATATCTACTCGTTTATTAATGTAGTTATTGCTACCATATCttgtttgaaattgattatcaaaagaattggCACCGTCTGATGAGGATGAATTATGCTGAGGGACTGACTTTAAGTTCCTATAATCCAGCAAATACTTGTCGACATCCTCAATCtgagaagaaaaaggaaCACTAACGATTTCACCTGGCATGATTCAAATCTACTTGCTAAAAGATGTGCTGCCTTATTTGTtaagttgaaaattttggtgcAAGTCTCACTGATCAATTTCTGGTTAGACCTAAAGAAACTCAATTCTGGATGTAAAGTAgctaataaaattattagctACACAAATACttgataaatgaaataGGGAAAGTGAAATAAACAGAAATGAAGGGCTTATCTCAAAAGCGCTCTTATGTGTTCTTGTTGTAGTGTATTTTTAGAAGCACTATATTATTGACCCACCTAAAtaaaaagtttcaaaatttggacaaataaataatagaATACAGGACTATTCGGAATATTCAGTTATCAACACCAATCAAAGCTTAATAGATGAAAGGATTCAACTTGGTGATCTCACTATAAAtttgtatattatataGAACTCGAGATTTTTTTGCATagcatcaattttttcttcttgacGCATCCCAAGTTACgtgaaagtgaaaaaaaattaaccATACAAAAACATTAATCAATACTACAAattaaaggaaaagaagagtGGTGTTacataaaataaaatattatactAGTTGATCGTTCTGACTAATTAAAGGATCCAGAAGTCAGTCTCTGGTCCCTGAAGTGATTCCAAATTCAGCATGTCTTGTTCCACTTTTTTATCGTCTTTCTCTCCAGGTGTTTCGTATGTCGTAGTGtttttatcttcatcactaATTAAGGAATTCATAAACATCATTTCATCTGTGAGGTCATCGTGGAAAGAGTAGGGCTCATTTACAATGTTGGCAGCATTGCTActgttgttattattgctTTGAGGCACATCATTAAATGCATCAAATTCGGTCTGCTCCGATGGCAGTTCGAGAGGTTTATCAACCATACTATGTAGACCAGATAAGGCGTCGCCTGCAACTGTATCGGTGGTCATATTTTGCGTCTTTAGTGGATTTCCTTGAGGTTTTAGCTTCCAAGAGTCGGAAGAACCTTGATTTTTTGGCGTAACGTTTTCCTTGAGTGGGATACTTAAATCATTCGACGATTCCGATTTTAAATGTTCCTCGACTGTATACAAAGtgttcttgaaattatttttgcCATTACTTATTGGCTGGCTGGTTAATTGTTGAGATGGTGATATACCGTATAGCGGTGTAACTGGCTCAGAAATGGAAGAATATTCTTTgatctttaaatttttagGCAGACTATTCGCCAAGGACGTCAAGGAATTTCTTCTTAGGTTTTCTGTGGCAGACTTTCTAGATGCCGGAGTCTTAAATTGGTTAGAGTAAAC encodes:
- the KAFR0L01830 gene encoding uncharacterized protein (similar to Saccharomyces cerevisiae YBL081W; ancestral locus Anc_7.404) codes for the protein MPGEIVSVPFSSQIEDVDKYLLDYRNLKSVPQHNSSSSDGANSFDNQFQTRYGSNNYINKRVDMFSEGNAYYNRVGNRGYLNSNSNNYNRKKNMNRSYNSRTETLNQEHFDQNNHESPQQDLVGLNFYSQNPAVAAHLKQTYPQLFQNINIKSSNSVSSIDIKRDNTLESIYGISNHQIYSNARDYKKPPVFNSQSSMNATQAMPFNQNNLDFLMSNDTSFANSTAGFKYDFKSNIGSLNSSGIFNSPFQPYLNSNMLSSVSTTSTDTISSAVSPNLLNDVSNIQMPVHSTGSTASLDFKDHTDNSINKNNNMSITQVSSKHNGEVPSLDCGSNNDNSSTTNGRRPFGIWNNDMSVWS